The following proteins are co-located in the Ketogulonicigenium robustum genome:
- the trpB gene encoding tryptophan synthase subunit beta, giving the protein MAYTLINSYTSGPDADGRFGDFGGRFVSETLMPVVLALQAEYEKAKTDPTFWAEMDDLWRNYVGRPSPLYYAERLSTALGGAKIYMKREDLNHTGAHKINNVLGQIILARRMGKTRIIAETGAGQHGVATATVCAKFGLKCIVYMGATDVERQAPNVFRMKLLGAEVIPVKSGRGTLKDAMNDAMRDWVTNVADTFYCIGTVAGPHPYPAMVRDFQAVIGKETREQILQHEGRLPDTLIAAVGGGSNAMGLFYPFLNDDSVNIVGVEAGGHGVDERMEHCASLTGGRPGVLHGNRTFLLQDEDGQILEGHSISAGLDYPGIGPEHAWLHSIGRVKYESITDLEALDAFQKCCEYEGIIPALESSHALAQAMKMAPTLPKDHVIVMNLSGRGDKDIFTVARHLGVELQG; this is encoded by the coding sequence ATGGCTTATACCCTCATCAATAGTTATACGTCCGGGCCCGATGCAGACGGGCGCTTTGGCGATTTCGGCGGGCGGTTCGTGTCCGAAACGCTGATGCCGGTGGTTCTGGCCCTGCAAGCCGAATACGAAAAAGCCAAGACCGACCCGACCTTCTGGGCCGAGATGGATGACCTGTGGCGCAACTATGTCGGTCGCCCCAGCCCGCTGTATTACGCCGAGCGTTTGTCGACAGCACTGGGCGGCGCCAAGATTTATATGAAGCGCGAGGACCTGAACCACACCGGTGCGCACAAGATCAACAACGTGCTGGGCCAGATCATTCTGGCGCGCCGCATGGGCAAGACGCGCATTATCGCCGAGACAGGCGCGGGGCAGCACGGGGTGGCAACCGCCACGGTCTGCGCCAAGTTCGGCCTGAAGTGCATCGTTTATATGGGCGCGACCGATGTCGAGCGGCAGGCCCCCAACGTGTTCCGCATGAAGCTGCTGGGCGCGGAAGTGATTCCCGTGAAATCGGGGCGTGGCACGCTGAAGGACGCCATGAACGACGCGATGCGCGACTGGGTCACCAATGTCGCCGACACCTTCTATTGCATCGGCACCGTTGCCGGCCCGCACCCCTATCCCGCCATGGTGCGCGATTTCCAGGCCGTTATCGGCAAAGAAACCCGCGAGCAGATCCTGCAGCACGAGGGCCGCTTGCCCGACACGCTGATCGCCGCCGTTGGCGGGGGGTCGAACGCTATGGGGCTGTTCTATCCCTTTTTGAACGACGATTCGGTCAATATCGTGGGCGTCGAGGCCGGCGGTCACGGCGTGGACGAGCGAATGGAACACTGCGCCAGCTTGACAGGCGGCCGCCCCGGCGTGCTGCACGGCAACCGCACCTTCCTGTTGCAGGATGAAGACGGCCAAATCCTCGAAGGCCACTCGATCTCGGCGGGCCTCGACTATCCGGGTATCGGGCCTGAACACGCTTGGCTGCATTCGATCGGGCGCGTGAAATACGAATCGATCACGGACCTCGAGGCGCTGGATGCGTTCCAGAAGTGCTGCGAATACGAAGGGATCATTCCCGCCCTCGAATCATCGCATGCGCTGGCGCAAGCGATGAAGATGGCGCCAACGCTGCCGAAAGATCATGTCATCGTCATGAACCTGTCGGGACGGGGCGATAAAGACATCTTCACCGTCGCCCGCCACCTAGGGGTCGAGCTGCAGGGTTAA
- the ihfB gene encoding integration host factor subunit beta: MIRSELIQKIADENPHLYHRDVEAIVNTIFDEITAALAKGNRVELRGFGAFSVKERDSRTGRNPRTGEPVDVEEKRVPFFKTGKLLRDRLNGK, translated from the coding sequence ATGATTCGTTCTGAACTGATCCAAAAGATCGCGGATGAGAATCCGCACCTCTACCACCGCGATGTCGAAGCGATCGTAAACACGATCTTTGACGAAATTACCGCCGCACTCGCCAAGGGAAACCGCGTCGAACTGCGTGGTTTCGGGGCATTTTCGGTCAAGGAACGCGATTCGCGTACCGGTCGCAATCCGCGCACGGGCGAACCTGTCGATGTCGAAGAAAAGCGCGTGCCTTTCTTCAAGACAGGCAAGTTGCTGCGTGACCGGTTGAACGGTAAATAG
- a CDS encoding LapA family protein, with protein sequence MRFIRLVFWLVVAGCLVVLGLANRGSVTLHAIPAGLAQALGMQPTIQVPLFVAIFIGVGVGLLVGFLWEWIREYPVRAAVAKHRQELNALGDEVQRLRRDNASGQGDAEILALLGAGKSK encoded by the coding sequence ATGCGCTTTATCCGCCTTGTCTTCTGGCTGGTGGTTGCTGGCTGTCTGGTTGTTCTGGGTCTGGCCAATCGGGGCAGCGTGACCTTGCACGCGATCCCTGCGGGGCTGGCACAGGCACTGGGTATGCAGCCTACTATTCAGGTGCCGCTTTTTGTCGCTATTTTTATCGGTGTCGGCGTTGGCTTGCTGGTGGGGTTTTTGTGGGAATGGATCCGCGAATACCCTGTGCGGGCGGCTGTCGCCAAGCACCGGCAAGAATTGAACGCACTGGGCGACGAGGTGCAACGCCTGCGCCGCGATAATGCGTCGGGGCAGGGTGATGCCGAAATTCTGGCGTTGCTGGGGGCAGGCAAGTCGAAGTAA
- the carB gene encoding carbamoyl-phosphate synthase large subunit — MPKRTDIKSIMIIGAGPIVIGQACEFDYSGAQACKALREEGYRVVLVNSNPATIMTDPEMADATYIEPITPEVVAKIIEKERPDALLPTMGGQTGLNTALKLADMGVLEKFNVQLIGANRDAIEMAEDRALFREAMDRIGLENPKATIVTAPTGKDGRKDLKAGVQIALDALDEIGLPAIIRPAFTLGGTGGGVAYNREEYEHYCHTGMDASPVGQILVDESLLGWKEYEMEVVRDKADNAIIVCSIENVDPMGVHTGDSITVAPALTLTDKEYQIMRNGSIAVLREIGVETGGSNVQWAVNPADGRMVVIEMNPRVSRSSALASKATGFPIAKIAAKLAVGYTLDELDNDITKVTPASFEPTIDYVVTKIPRFAFEKFPGSEPNLTTAMKSVGEAMAIGRTFHESMQKALASLETGLTGFDEIAIPGAPEKSAIVAALAKATPDRLRTIAQAMREGLTNDEINAVTSFDPWFLDRIREIVDAEAGVKRDGLPVTETGLRELKMLGFSDARLAKLTGRDEDNVRRARLNLGVTAVFKRIDTCAAEFEAQTPYMYSTYEMPVMGEVEDEARPSDRKKVVILGGGPNRIGQGIEFDYCCCHACFSLSKVGYETIMINCNPETVSTDYDTSDRLYFEPLTFESVMEILRVEQENGTLHGVIVQFGGQTPLKLANQLEAAGIPILGTTPDAIDLAEDRERFQKLVEDLGLKQPINGIAHSDAEALEIAGRIGFPLVIRPSYVLGGRAMEIVRDMDQLNRYIRVAVQVSGDSPVLLDSYLAGATEVDVDALCDGTRVHVAGIMQHIEEAGVHSGDSACCLPPHTLSDEIVAEIRVQTEKLALALNVVGLMNVQFAVKDGVIYLLEVNPRASRTVPFVAKATDSAIASIAARLMAGEKLDNFPLRAPYEKSADYDTPLPYADPLTLADPNMPWYSVKEAVLPFARFPGVDTLLGPEMRSTGEVMGWDRSFARAFLKAQMGAGTDLPKSGTVFISIKDSDKGPVMLETAQILTKLGFKILATRGTQAWLAQNGVEAGVVNKVYEGGLTIVDRLKDGLIALVLNTTDNTQTISDSRQIRAVALNDKIPYFTTAAGANAAAQAIQAREEGEITVRALQA; from the coding sequence ATGCCGAAGAGAACCGACATCAAGTCTATCATGATCATTGGTGCAGGGCCTATCGTCATCGGTCAGGCCTGCGAGTTTGACTATTCGGGCGCACAGGCCTGCAAGGCCCTGCGCGAGGAAGGCTACCGCGTCGTTCTGGTCAACTCGAACCCCGCGACGATCATGACCGACCCGGAAATGGCCGACGCGACTTACATCGAGCCGATCACCCCCGAAGTCGTCGCCAAGATCATCGAGAAAGAGCGTCCCGACGCGCTGCTGCCCACCATGGGCGGCCAAACCGGCCTGAACACCGCGCTTAAGCTGGCCGACATGGGCGTGCTGGAAAAATTCAACGTGCAGCTGATCGGTGCGAACCGCGACGCGATCGAGATGGCCGAAGACCGCGCCCTCTTCCGCGAGGCGATGGATCGCATCGGTCTGGAAAACCCCAAAGCTACCATCGTCACCGCCCCCACCGGCAAAGATGGCCGCAAAGACCTGAAGGCCGGCGTTCAGATCGCACTGGATGCACTGGACGAGATCGGCCTGCCCGCCATTATCCGCCCCGCCTTCACCTTGGGCGGCACCGGCGGCGGCGTGGCTTATAACCGCGAAGAATACGAGCACTACTGCCACACCGGCATGGATGCCTCGCCCGTTGGCCAAATTCTGGTCGATGAATCGCTGCTGGGCTGGAAAGAATACGAGATGGAAGTGGTCCGCGACAAAGCGGATAACGCCATCATCGTCTGCTCGATTGAAAACGTCGATCCGATGGGCGTCCACACCGGCGACAGTATCACCGTGGCCCCTGCCCTGACGCTGACCGACAAAGAATACCAAATTATGCGTAACGGCAGCATCGCCGTTCTGCGCGAAATCGGCGTCGAAACCGGCGGGTCGAACGTGCAATGGGCCGTGAACCCCGCAGACGGCCGCATGGTCGTGATCGAGATGAACCCGCGCGTGTCGCGCTCGTCGGCGCTTGCCTCCAAGGCCACCGGCTTCCCGATTGCGAAAATCGCGGCCAAGCTGGCCGTCGGCTACACGCTGGACGAGCTGGACAACGACATCACCAAGGTCACGCCCGCCTCGTTCGAGCCGACCATCGACTATGTCGTCACCAAAATCCCGCGCTTTGCATTCGAAAAATTCCCTGGGTCCGAGCCGAACTTGACCACCGCGATGAAGTCGGTCGGCGAAGCGATGGCCATCGGCCGCACCTTCCATGAATCGATGCAAAAGGCGCTGGCGAGCCTTGAGACCGGCCTGACCGGTTTCGACGAGATCGCCATCCCTGGCGCGCCCGAAAAGTCGGCCATCGTCGCCGCGCTGGCCAAAGCCACTCCCGACCGTCTGCGCACCATCGCCCAAGCGATGCGCGAAGGCCTGACGAACGACGAAATCAACGCCGTCACCAGCTTTGATCCGTGGTTCCTTGACCGTATCCGCGAGATCGTGGATGCCGAAGCCGGCGTGAAGCGTGACGGCCTGCCCGTGACCGAAACCGGCCTGCGCGAGCTGAAAATGCTCGGCTTCTCTGATGCGCGTCTGGCCAAGCTGACCGGCCGCGACGAAGACAACGTACGCCGCGCCCGCCTGAATCTGGGCGTCACCGCCGTGTTCAAGCGCATCGACACCTGCGCCGCCGAATTCGAAGCCCAGACCCCCTACATGTATTCGACCTATGAAATGCCCGTCATGGGCGAGGTCGAGGACGAGGCCCGTCCGTCCGACCGCAAGAAGGTCGTGATCCTTGGCGGTGGCCCGAACCGTATCGGCCAAGGCATCGAATTCGACTACTGCTGCTGCCATGCCTGTTTCTCGCTGTCGAAGGTCGGCTACGAGACCATCATGATCAACTGCAACCCCGAGACCGTGTCGACCGACTACGACACATCGGACCGCCTGTATTTCGAGCCGCTGACGTTCGAAAGCGTCATGGAAATCCTGCGTGTCGAGCAAGAAAACGGTACCCTGCATGGCGTGATCGTGCAGTTCGGCGGCCAGACCCCGCTGAAACTGGCGAACCAGCTGGAAGCGGCCGGTATTCCGATCCTCGGCACCACACCCGATGCCATCGACTTGGCCGAAGACCGCGAGCGGTTCCAGAAGCTGGTCGAAGATCTGGGCCTGAAACAGCCGATCAACGGCATCGCCCACTCTGATGCAGAAGCCCTTGAGATTGCGGGCCGTATTGGATTCCCGCTGGTGATCCGCCCGTCCTACGTGCTGGGTGGCCGCGCGATGGAAATCGTCCGCGACATGGACCAGCTGAACCGCTACATCCGCGTGGCGGTGCAGGTTTCGGGCGACAGCCCTGTCCTGCTGGACAGCTATCTGGCCGGCGCGACCGAGGTTGACGTGGACGCCCTGTGCGATGGTACCCGCGTCCACGTTGCGGGCATCATGCAGCACATCGAAGAAGCTGGCGTCCACTCGGGCGACAGCGCTTGCTGCCTGCCGCCGCACACCCTCAGCGACGAAATCGTGGCCGAGATCCGCGTGCAGACCGAAAAGCTGGCGCTGGCGCTGAACGTCGTCGGCCTGATGAACGTGCAGTTCGCGGTGAAAGATGGCGTGATCTACCTGCTGGAAGTGAACCCGCGCGCCAGCCGCACGGTGCCCTTCGTCGCCAAGGCAACCGACAGCGCCATCGCATCCATCGCAGCGCGTCTGATGGCGGGCGAAAAGCTGGACAACTTCCCGCTGCGCGCCCCTTATGAAAAGTCGGCCGATTACGACACGCCGCTGCCCTACGCCGACCCGCTGACCTTGGCCGACCCGAACATGCCGTGGTATTCGGTGAAGGAAGCCGTGCTGCCCTTCGCCCGCTTCCCCGGTGTCGACACGCTGCTGGGGCCGGAAATGCGCTCGACCGGCGAGGTCATGGGCTGGGACCGCAGCTTCGCCCGCGCCTTCCTGAAGGCGCAGATGGGCGCGGGCACCGACCTGCCGAAATCGGGCACGGTGTTCATCTCGATCAAGGACAGCGACAAGGGCCCGGTCATGCTGGAAACGGCGCAAATCCTGACCAAGCTTGGATTCAAGATCTTGGCGACGCGCGGCACGCAGGCGTGGCTGGCCCAGAACGGCGTCGAAGCTGGCGTTGTGAACAAGGTGTATGAAGGTGGCCTGACCATTGTCGATCGCCTGAAGGATGGCCTGATCGCGCTGGTGCTGAACACGACCGACAACACGCAGACGATCTCGGACAGCCGCCAGATCCGCGCCGTCGCGCTGAACGACAAGATCCCGTATTTCACCACCGCTGCGGGTGCAAATGCGGCCGCGCAGGCCATTCAGGCCCGCGAGGAAGGCGAGATCACCGTCCGCGCGCTGCAAGCCTAA
- a CDS encoding 50S ribosomal protein L25/general stress protein Ctc — MAKTIELNATARTGTGKGAARQARRDGQVPGVIYGAGQEPVAINVSFNVLLKTLKQGGFLSTLIDLNVDGKTERVVCRGVQRHVVKDLPTHVDFMRLAATTRVNLHIPVHFVNEDAAPGVKRGGTVVHVRSEIELNVLASDIPEFVTVDLTGRNIGDVIHIADVTLPAGVKPTTERNFAIANISAPSGYVPGADE, encoded by the coding sequence ATGGCAAAGACCATTGAACTGAACGCGACCGCGCGTACGGGGACAGGCAAGGGGGCCGCTCGTCAGGCACGTCGTGATGGGCAAGTCCCGGGCGTCATCTACGGTGCGGGCCAAGAGCCTGTCGCCATCAACGTATCGTTCAACGTCCTGCTGAAGACGCTGAAACAGGGCGGCTTCCTGTCGACCCTGATCGACCTGAACGTTGACGGCAAGACCGAGCGCGTCGTTTGCCGTGGCGTGCAGCGCCACGTCGTAAAAGACCTGCCGACCCACGTCGACTTTATGCGTCTGGCTGCAACCACCCGCGTCAACCTGCACATCCCCGTTCACTTCGTGAACGAAGATGCTGCCCCCGGCGTGAAGCGCGGCGGTACCGTTGTCCACGTCCGTTCGGAAATCGAACTGAACGTTCTGGCCAGCGACATCCCCGAATTCGTGACCGTCGACCTGACCGGCCGCAACATCGGCGACGTGATCCACATCGCTGACGTGACCCTGCCCGCAGGCGTCAAGCCGACGACCGAGCGTAACTTCGCCATCGCGAACATCTCGGCCCCCTCGGGCTATGTTCCGGGCGCTGACGAATAA
- a CDS encoding phosphoribosylanthranilate isomerase, which produces MRPLVKICGLRTDADLQSVADAGAHYGGLVFFPKSPRAVDLDTAAALRAPDALKLVALVVDADDALLDAIIARIGVQMLQLHGHETPERVAAVRQRYGLPIMKAISVATRDDLPAIATYEAVADQILLDAKAPKGAILPGGNGVAFDWTLLQGRVWSKPWMLAGGLTPENVAEGMRLTGAAQVDVSSGVESAPGVKDPALIRAFAAAAGL; this is translated from the coding sequence ATGCGGCCGCTGGTTAAAATATGCGGACTGCGCACCGACGCAGACCTGCAATCGGTTGCCGATGCTGGTGCACATTATGGTGGCTTGGTGTTCTTTCCAAAATCGCCGCGTGCGGTTGATTTGGACACGGCAGCGGCCCTGCGCGCGCCAGACGCGTTGAAGCTGGTCGCGCTAGTAGTCGATGCTGATGACGCGCTGCTGGATGCCATCATTGCGCGCATAGGCGTGCAAATGCTTCAGCTGCACGGCCACGAGACGCCCGAACGCGTCGCTGCCGTGCGTCAGCGCTATGGGTTGCCCATAATGAAGGCGATCAGTGTTGCGACCCGCGATGATTTGCCTGCTATTGCGACCTACGAAGCGGTAGCTGACCAAATTTTGTTGGACGCGAAGGCCCCCAAAGGCGCGATTTTGCCCGGCGGCAACGGCGTCGCATTCGATTGGACCCTGCTGCAAGGCCGCGTCTGGTCCAAGCCATGGATGCTGGCGGGCGGTCTGACCCCTGAAAACGTAGCCGAGGGGATGCGCCTGACGGGCGCGGCGCAGGTTGATGTGTCTTCGGGCGTTGAAAGCGCGCCGGGTGTGAAAGACCCCGCGCTGATTCGTGCCTTTGCGGCGGCTGCGGGGCTGTGA
- the pth gene encoding aminoacyl-tRNA hydrolase, whose protein sequence is MKLFVGLGNPGAKYAGNRHNIGFMALDRIAADHGFTPFRSRFQGLVAEGVLGGEKVLLLKPETFMNLSGQSVGEAMRFHKLTPDDVVVFHDELDLAPGRLKTKTAGGHAGHNGLRSIHAHIGEAYHRVRMGVGHPGHKDAVASYVLHDFAKADQDWLDDMLRGISDGAAALAGGDQIKFLNAVNLRLNPPRSSGGNPALMPKAKPQPKPEKPAADVKKGEETLSPLQKLAQKFGRD, encoded by the coding sequence ATGAAACTGTTCGTAGGTCTTGGAAACCCCGGCGCGAAATATGCCGGAAATCGCCACAATATCGGCTTCATGGCGCTGGATCGCATTGCCGCCGACCATGGGTTCACGCCCTTTCGCAGCCGCTTTCAGGGCCTTGTTGCCGAAGGCGTGCTGGGGGGCGAGAAAGTGCTGCTGCTGAAGCCCGAGACCTTCATGAACCTGTCGGGCCAGTCGGTGGGCGAAGCCATGCGTTTTCACAAATTGACGCCTGACGATGTGGTGGTGTTCCACGACGAATTAGACTTGGCCCCCGGCCGCCTGAAAACCAAAACAGCGGGCGGTCATGCGGGCCACAACGGCCTGCGGTCGATCCACGCCCATATTGGCGAGGCCTACCACCGCGTCCGCATGGGCGTCGGCCACCCGGGTCACAAGGATGCAGTGGCATCCTATGTGTTGCACGATTTTGCCAAGGCCGACCAAGACTGGCTGGATGATATGCTGCGCGGTATTTCCGACGGCGCTGCGGCACTGGCGGGGGGCGATCAGATCAAGTTCCTGAACGCCGTGAACCTGCGCCTAAATCCGCCGCGTTCATCTGGAGGCAACCCCGCCCTGATGCCCAAGGCAAAGCCGCAGCCCAAGCCTGAAAAGCCCGCGGCAGACGTGAAAAAGGGGGAAGAAACCCTCTCCCCCCTTCAGAAACTAGCGCAGAAATTCGGGCGCGATTAA
- the rpsA gene encoding 30S ribosomal protein S1, with translation MDEFEALLQESFEIDTPQEGTVVKGKVIAIEAGQAIIDVGYKMEGRVDLKEFANPGEAPSIKVGDEVEVYLRAAENARGEAVISREMARREEAWDRLEKAYASEERVEGAIFGRVKGGFTVDLGGAVAFLPGSQVDVRPVRDAGPLMGLKQPFQILKMDRRRGNIVVSRRAILEESRAEQRAEVIGNLTEGQVVDGVVKNITEYGAFVDLGGVDGLLHVTDMAWRRVNHPSEILSIGETIKVQVIKINKETHRISLGMKQLQDDPWHSVETKYPLESVHTGRVTNITEYGAFVELEPGVEGLVHVSEMSWTKKNVHPGKIVSTSQEVEVMVLEIDSAKRRVSLGLKQTQRNPWEVFAETHPEGTAVEGEVKNITEFGLFIGLPGDIDGMVHLSDLTWEGRGEDVIGDYRKGDVVKAKVLEVDVEKERISLSIKALDEDPFADAVDGVKRGTVITVEVTKIEDGGIEVEYEGMKSFIRRSDLSRDRADQRPERFSVGDKVDVRVTNIDPKTRKLGLSIKAREIAEEKEAVEQYGSSDSGASLGDILGAALKVSAND, from the coding sequence ATGGACGAATTCGAAGCCCTTCTGCAGGAGAGCTTTGAGATTGACACCCCCCAAGAGGGCACGGTTGTCAAAGGTAAGGTCATTGCTATTGAAGCTGGCCAAGCCATCATCGACGTCGGCTACAAAATGGAAGGCCGCGTTGACCTGAAAGAATTCGCTAACCCCGGCGAAGCTCCCTCGATCAAGGTTGGTGACGAAGTCGAAGTTTACCTTCGCGCCGCCGAGAACGCCCGTGGCGAAGCTGTCATCTCGCGCGAGATGGCCCGCCGCGAAGAAGCATGGGATCGTCTGGAAAAAGCATACGCTTCGGAAGAGCGCGTCGAAGGCGCCATCTTCGGTCGCGTCAAGGGCGGCTTTACTGTCGATCTGGGCGGCGCTGTTGCGTTCCTGCCGGGCAGCCAAGTCGACGTGCGCCCCGTGCGCGACGCTGGCCCGCTGATGGGTCTGAAGCAGCCGTTCCAAATCCTGAAAATGGACCGTCGTCGTGGCAACATCGTTGTCTCGCGTCGTGCAATTCTGGAAGAATCGCGTGCTGAACAGCGTGCCGAAGTCATCGGCAACCTGACCGAAGGCCAAGTGGTCGACGGCGTTGTCAAGAACATCACCGAATACGGTGCGTTCGTTGACCTGGGCGGCGTTGACGGCCTGCTGCACGTGACCGACATGGCATGGCGCCGTGTGAACCACCCGTCGGAAATCCTGTCGATCGGCGAGACCATCAAGGTCCAAGTCATCAAGATCAACAAGGAAACGCACCGCATCAGCCTCGGCATGAAGCAGCTGCAAGACGATCCGTGGCACTCGGTTGAAACCAAGTATCCGCTGGAATCGGTCCACACCGGCCGCGTCACCAACATCACCGAGTACGGCGCATTCGTTGAGCTGGAACCCGGCGTTGAAGGTCTTGTCCACGTCTCGGAAATGAGCTGGACCAAGAAGAACGTACACCCCGGCAAGATCGTTTCGACCTCGCAAGAAGTCGAAGTCATGGTTCTGGAAATCGACAGCGCCAAGCGCCGCGTTTCGCTGGGCCTCAAGCAGACCCAACGCAACCCGTGGGAAGTGTTCGCTGAAACGCACCCCGAGGGCACCGCTGTTGAAGGCGAAGTCAAGAACATCACCGAATTCGGTCTGTTCATTGGCCTGCCGGGCGACATCGATGGCATGGTTCACCTGTCGGACCTGACATGGGAAGGCCGTGGCGAAGACGTGATCGGCGACTACCGCAAGGGCGACGTCGTGAAGGCCAAGGTTCTGGAAGTCGACGTCGAGAAGGAGCGCATCTCGCTCTCGATCAAGGCGCTGGACGAAGACCCCTTTGCTGATGCCGTTGACGGCGTGAAGCGTGGTACGGTCATCACCGTCGAGGTCACCAAGATCGAAGACGGCGGCATCGAAGTCGAATACGAAGGCATGAAGTCGTTCATCCGTCGTTCGGACCTGTCGCGTGACCGCGCTGACCAACGCCCCGAGCGTTTCTCGGTTGGCGACAAGGTCGACGTTCGCGTGACCAACATCGACCCCAAGACCCGCAAGCTGGGTCTGTCGATCAAGGCCCGCGAGATCGCAGAAGAGAAGGAAGCCGTCGAACAATACGGTTCGTCCGACTCGGGCGCGAGCCTCGGCGACATTCTGGGCGCTGCCCTGAAGGTGTCGGCTAACGACTAA
- a CDS encoding alpha-hydroxy acid oxidase, with protein MAVMTTIEDLRRVYKRRTPKMFYDYCQSGSWTEQTFRDNTTDFAEIRLRQRVAVDMSNRSVKSTMLGQEVAMPVGLSPVGSTGMQSPDGEIKAARAAAKFGVPFTLSTMSICSIEDVREHTKDPFWFQLYVMRDNEFVDNIIQRAKNAGVSALVLTLDLQVLGQRHKDLKNGLSTPPKPTLKTLADLALRWRWCSEMARTPRRTFRNIVGHAPSVGNLSSLSSWTAEQFDPQLDWAKIARIREKWGGKLILKGILDPEDAVMAADAGADAIVVSNHGGRQLDGALSSVRMLPSIVRAVGDRTEVWLDSGIRSGQDVLKALALGAKATMIGRSYIYGLGAYGQDGVTMALDIIRKELDTTMALVGKRDVRDLNRDVLLVPKDFEGNWT; from the coding sequence ATGGCTGTGATGACGACAATCGAGGATCTGCGGCGCGTCTATAAACGGCGCACCCCCAAGATGTTCTATGACTATTGCCAGTCAGGCAGCTGGACGGAACAGACCTTCCGCGACAATACCACCGATTTCGCCGAGATCCGCCTGCGCCAGCGCGTGGCCGTCGATATGTCAAACCGCAGCGTGAAATCGACCATGCTGGGGCAAGAGGTAGCCATGCCCGTGGGCCTTTCGCCCGTCGGGTCGACCGGCATGCAATCGCCCGATGGCGAGATCAAGGCCGCCCGCGCCGCCGCGAAATTCGGCGTTCCCTTCACGCTGTCGACGATGTCGATCTGCTCGATCGAGGATGTGCGTGAACACACTAAGGACCCGTTCTGGTTCCAGCTCTACGTGATGCGCGACAATGAATTCGTCGACAATATCATTCAACGCGCCAAGAATGCAGGCGTTTCGGCGCTGGTGCTGACGCTGGATCTGCAGGTGCTGGGCCAGCGCCACAAAGACCTGAAGAACGGGCTGTCCACCCCGCCAAAGCCCACCTTGAAAACGCTGGCCGACCTGGCCCTGCGCTGGCGCTGGTGCAGCGAAATGGCCCGTACCCCCCGCCGCACGTTCCGTAACATCGTCGGGCACGCCCCCAGCGTCGGCAACCTGTCGTCGCTGTCATCGTGGACGGCCGAGCAATTCGACCCGCAGTTGGATTGGGCCAAGATCGCCCGCATCCGCGAAAAATGGGGCGGGAAGCTGATTCTGAAAGGTATCCTCGACCCCGAAGACGCTGTCATGGCGGCCGATGCGGGGGCCGACGCCATCGTCGTGTCGAACCACGGCGGGCGGCAGCTGGATGGCGCGCTTTCGTCGGTTCGCATGCTTCCCTCGATCGTGCGGGCCGTTGGTGACCGGACCGAGGTCTGGCTGGATTCCGGCATCCGTTCGGGGCAAGACGTGCTGAAGGCGCTGGCGCTGGGGGCCAAAGCGACGATGATCGGCCGGTCGTACATTTACGGCTTGGGCGCGTACGGCCAAGACGGCGTGACGATGGCGCTGGATATCATCCGCAAGGAACTGGATACCACCATGGCGCTGGTCGGCAAACGCGATGTGCGCGACCTGAACCGCGATGTTCTGCTGGTGCCCAAGGATTTCGAGGGGAATTGGACCTGA